Below is a window of Fluviibacter phosphoraccumulans DNA.
AAATGCGTTTGCATGTAGGGCCAGGCTACCGTCTGTATTTTATGCAACAAGGTTTAGAGATTGTGATTTTGCTGGCAGGCGGAAACAAATCGTCACAGAGCCGAGATATAGAGATTGCTTTGCAAATTGCAAGAGAGATTAGGGAGAACAAGTGATGAAAACCATTCAGTTACGTCGCTGGGATAGTGCCGAACACCTTAAAACGCCGGAGGATATGGCGTTATATCTCGAGGCTTGTCTCCAAGAAGCGGGAGACGACGCA
It encodes the following:
- a CDS encoding type II toxin-antitoxin system RelE/ParE family toxin, which translates into the protein MKIIYTTKIFDSWYQKLKDREAARFIQVRIDRAEDGNFGDCKPIGEGVSEMRLHVGPGYRLYFMQQGLEIVILLAGGNKSSQSRDIEIALQIAREIRENK